In Endozoicomonas sp. GU-1, one DNA window encodes the following:
- a CDS encoding peptide MFS transporter produces MWNKLNKSMMFCQMMFGLSFYGVMVTLTRFFLEDLQYSEADTMMIVGAFSSIGPLFAIAGGFIADKFLGAKRSLTLAYMAFAAGYALLAFGASITNAPMALLGIALASYARGLMSPSYPSLYKRTFQSQEDFENCYPINYSVNNVGALLGQYLYPMLVLVIGFKGGFALSSIMAALAVAMLVIFHKPLVEIGEDIDKQPLSTMNTVIFLALSVAMLGMVFFMFSDMETGKYVVYAIGGTALLYFISLMFKASRSDALKMGTILIMAFLATAFFVYYGQMMTSMTMVTINTMRGELLGFIPLAPEASMAMNPLWCIVAGPVITASFTALEKRGINLSTASKVSISFVLVTIAFGILTMAVKGIDTDVIISPDVFLVIHGFLAFGEVIVGSLVVAFILSVTPRKIEGFSVSLFYIAMALSGIIGAVISGSIAMEKGQEITQQFVQGVYGDYFAMLTAAAVVMVLVAQVFSLVIRKMLDSADRPEEELTSASRTPLRQ; encoded by the coding sequence ATGTGGAATAAACTGAACAAGTCGATGATGTTCTGCCAAATGATGTTTGGCTTATCCTTCTATGGTGTGATGGTCACTTTGACCCGATTCTTCCTTGAAGACCTGCAATACAGCGAAGCAGACACCATGATGATTGTTGGTGCCTTCTCTTCCATTGGTCCTCTTTTTGCCATTGCCGGTGGTTTCATTGCTGACAAATTTCTGGGGGCCAAACGCTCACTGACGCTGGCTTACATGGCATTCGCAGCAGGTTACGCACTGCTGGCATTTGGTGCTTCCATCACCAATGCTCCAATGGCTCTGCTGGGGATTGCTCTGGCCAGTTATGCCCGAGGTTTGATGTCTCCTTCTTACCCAAGCCTTTATAAGCGTACTTTCCAATCTCAGGAAGACTTTGAAAACTGCTACCCGATTAACTATTCGGTTAACAATGTAGGTGCCCTGCTGGGTCAATATCTGTACCCAATGCTGGTGCTGGTTATTGGCTTTAAAGGTGGTTTTGCGCTCTCTTCTATCATGGCGGCTCTGGCGGTTGCCATGCTGGTTATTTTCCACAAGCCACTGGTGGAGATTGGTGAAGATATCGACAAGCAGCCATTGAGCACTATGAACACGGTTATCTTCCTGGCGCTGTCTGTTGCCATGTTGGGTATGGTGTTCTTCATGTTCTCCGACATGGAAACCGGGAAGTACGTTGTCTACGCCATTGGTGGTACCGCACTGTTGTATTTCATCTCCCTGATGTTCAAAGCCAGTCGGTCGGATGCTCTGAAAATGGGTACCATCCTGATCATGGCATTTCTGGCGACTGCATTCTTTGTCTACTACGGCCAGATGATGACTTCCATGACCATGGTGACTATCAATACCATGCGTGGTGAGCTGCTTGGCTTTATCCCTCTGGCTCCAGAGGCATCCATGGCGATGAACCCTCTGTGGTGTATTGTTGCAGGTCCCGTCATTACCGCGAGTTTCACGGCTCTTGAGAAGCGTGGTATTAACCTGTCTACTGCCAGCAAAGTATCCATCTCTTTTGTACTGGTGACTATTGCGTTTGGTATTCTGACCATGGCGGTTAAAGGCATTGATACCGATGTTATCATCAGCCCGGATGTATTCCTGGTGATCCACGGTTTCCTGGCCTTTGGTGAAGTGATTGTAGGTTCTCTGGTGGTTGCCTTTATTCTTTCGGTAACACCCAGGAAGATTGAGGGTTTCTCCGTGTCCCTGTTCTACATTGCCATGGCTCTGTCTGGCATCATCGGTGCGGTGATCTCCGGCAGTATTGCCATGGAAAAAGGACAGGAAATCACCCAGCAGTTTGTTCAGGGTGTTTACGGTGACTACTTTGCCATGCTGACAGCCGCCGCGGTGGTGATGGTGCTTGTTGCCCAGGTGTTTTCTTTGGTTATTCGCAAGATGCTGGACAGTGCAGATCGGCCTGAAGAAGAGTTGACTTCTGCGTCCCGGACACCGCTCAGGCAATAA
- a CDS encoding ankyrin repeat domain-containing protein produces MSILSGIRFNLIQRISPVSLHADVVKECYVCLDDITGSRRVSVNICNHYYHTSCIKKWLKTSKEPTCPFCRRNICIIADTGLPLHYAAAQGQQKAIGALIDRGAYVNSRTKDGRTPLHYAVDQGQQVAIGVLIDRGANVNSRTKDGRTPLHCAVEKGQQVAIGVLIARGANVDSRTKDGRTPLHCAAETGQLEAIDALIAAGADVNARTKDGRTPLHCAAEKGQQEAIDALIAAGANVNARTVKGDTALKSASDCKEINIPMIKSFADAGFDVDAPCNHSGSTMLAYAAEACDWEFVDELIGKGADINAPRNINTQYTPLHHAAAQGQQEAIDALIARGADVNARTVNGDTALQMASDNNKINIPMIKSFANAGFDVNAPCNYLGSTMLAYAAEACDWGFVDELMAKGADINGPKHIKTNYTPLHYAAEKGLLEAIDTLIAKGADVNAQTKSGITALHYAAAQGQPKAIDALIAAGAKVNARTKNGFTPLHFAAAQGQQEAIDALIANGANVNARSEKGDTALKSASDNEKINIPMIKSFAHAGFDVNAPCNSSGSTMLACAAAACDWVFVDKLLDKGADINGPKNINTQYTPLHFAAEKGQPDAIYELIARKADVDARTKNGFTPLHCAAAQGHQEAIDALIDKGADVSARTKDGVTPLKRACDNKKINVPMIKSFVNAGFDVNAPCNNLGSTVLACAAAAFDWELVDQLVAKGTDINAGNINNYTPLHYAAEKGQQKAIYALIAKGAYVDARTKKGATPLHYAAGKGQLDAIYALIAEGADVRARTKDGFTPLKYATQQGQQAAVDALIAYAAKLKKRTTGAHVRKKTVRQC; encoded by the coding sequence ATGAGTATCTTATCAGGCATACGTTTTAACCTTATTCAACGCATTTCTCCTGTATCCTTACACGCCGACGTTGTGAAGGAGTGTTATGTTTGCCTGGACGATATAACCGGCTCCCGGAGAGTTTCTGTCAATATTTGCAATCATTATTATCATACATCGTGTATTAAGAAATGGCTGAAGACCAGTAAAGAACCAACTTGCCCATTCTGTCGTCGTAATATTTGTATTATTGCCGATACGGGGTTACCTCTCCACTATGCAGCTGCTCAAGGCCAGCAGAAAGCCATTGGTGCTCTGATTGACAGAGGTGCGTACGTCAACTCTCGAACCAAAGACGGGAGGACACCCCTCCACTATGCAGTCGATCAAGGCCAGCAGGTAGCCATTGGGGTTCTGATTGACAGAGGTGCAAATGTCAACTCTCGAACCAAAGACGGCAGGACGCCCCTTCACTGTGCAGTTGAGAAAGGCCAGCAGGTAGCCATTGGGGTTCTGATTGCCAGAGGTGCGAACGTCGACTCTCGAACCAAAGACGGGAGGACGCCCCTCCACTGTGCAGCCGAGACAGGCCAGCTGGAAGCCATTGATGCCCTGATTGCCGCAGGTGCGGACGTCAACGCTCGAACCAAAGACGGGAGAACACCCCTCCACTGTGCAGCCGAGAAAGGCCAGCAGGAAGCCATTGATGCCCTTATTGCCGCAGGTGCCAACGTCAACGCTCGAACCGTGAAAGGAGATACGGCCCTGAAAAGTGCGAGCGACTGTAAAGAGATAAATATCCCAATGATCAAGAGTTTTGCTGATGCTGGATTTGATGTTGATGCACCATGTAATCATTCAGGTTCAACCATGCTTGCTTATGCCGCTGAGGCGTGTGATTGGGAGTTTGTCGACGAATTGATCGGCAAAGGTGCTGATATTAATGCCCCCAGGAATATAAATACTCAATATACGCCCCTCCACCATGCAGCCGCTCAAGGCCAGCAGGAAGCCATTGATGCTCTGATTGCCAGAGGTGCGGACGTTAACGCTCGAACCGTGAATGGAGATACGGCCCTGCAAATGGCCAGCGACAATAACAAGATAAATATCCCAATGATCAAGAGTTTTGCTAATGCTGGGTTTGATGTTAATGCACCATGCAATTATTTAGGTTCAACCATGCTGGCGTATGCCGCTGAGGCTTGTGATTGGGGGTTTGTCGACGAATTGATGGCCAAAGGCGCTGATATTAATGGCCCCAAGCATATAAAGACTAACTATACGCCCCTCCACTATGCAGCCGAGAAAGGCCTGCTGGAAGCCATTGATACTCTGATTGCCAAAGGTGCGGATGTTAACGCTCAAACCAAAAGTGGGATTACGGCCCTCCACTATGCAGCCGCTCAAGGCCAGCCAAAAGCCATTGATGCCCTTATTGCCGCAGGTGCCAAGGTCAACGCTCGAACCAAAAACGGGTTTACGCCCCTCCACTTTGCAGCCGCTCAAGGCCAGCAGGAAGCCATTGATGCTCTGATTGCCAACGGTGCCAACGTCAACGCTCGAAGCGAGAAAGGAGATACGGCCCTGAAAAGTGCCAGCGACAATGAAAAGATAAATATCCCAATGATCAAGAGTTTTGCTCATGCTGGATTTGATGTTAATGCACCATGTAATAGTTCAGGTTCAACAATGCTGGCGTGTGCCGCTGCGGCTTGTGATTGGGTGTTCGTTGACAAATTGTTGGACAAAGGTGCTGATATTAATGGCCCCAAGAATATAAATACTCAATATACGCCCCTCCACTTTGCAGCCGAGAAAGGCCAGCCGGATGCCATTTATGAACTGATTGCCAGAAAAGCGGACGTCGATGCTCGAACCAAAAACGGGTTTACGCCCCTCCACTGTGCAGCCGCTCAAGGCCATCAGGAGGCCATTGATGCTCTGATTGACAAAGGTGCAGACGTCAGTGCTCGAACCAAAGACGGGGTTACGCCCCTAAAAAGGGCCTGCGACAATAAAAAGATAAATGTCCCAATGATCAAGAGTTTTGTTAATGCTGGATTTGATGTTAATGCACCATGTAATAATTTAGGTTCAACAGTGCTTGCGTGTGCCGCTGCGGCTTTTGATTGGGAGCTCGTCGACCAATTGGTGGCCAAAGGTACTGATATTAATGCCGGGAATATAAATAATTATACGCCCCTCCACTATGCAGCCGAGAAAGGCCAGCAAAAAGCCATTTATGCTCTGATTGCCAAAGGTGCGTACGTTGACGCTCGAACCAAAAAAGGGGCTACGCCCCTCCACTATGCAGCCGGGAAAGGCCAGTTGGATGCCATTTATGCCCTGATTGCCGAAGGAGCAGACGTCAGAGCTCGAACCAAAGACGGGTTTACGCCCCTCAAATATGCAACCCAGCAAGGTCAGCAGGCAGCCGTTGATGCCCTGATTGCCTACGCTGCAAAGCTCAAGAAGAGAACCACCGGTGCTCATGTCCGAAAAAAAACAGTAAGACAATGCTAA